From a region of the Armatimonadota bacterium genome:
- a CDS encoding ACT domain-containing protein: MYNEIRVFVENKSGKLAKVAGALGDAGIDIINLELADEGQFGVFKLLTADPEKAKQALSDAGMTVAFNKVAVIEIADQPGGLVKLAKALENEGMSVQDAYGCILDRGKRAIFVIKGENLEAIESAAKGAGLKALDSLQ; this comes from the coding sequence ATGTATAACGAAATCAGAGTATTTGTAGAAAACAAGTCCGGCAAGCTGGCGAAGGTGGCCGGTGCGCTCGGCGATGCGGGAATTGATATCATAAACCTTGAACTTGCTGACGAAGGGCAGTTCGGCGTGTTCAAGCTCCTTACTGCCGACCCTGAAAAAGCAAAGCAGGCTCTTTCGGACGCGGGGATGACCGTCGCGTTCAACAAAGTGGCCGTTATTGAAATTGCCGATCAGCCCGGCGGGCTGGTAAAGCTGGCGAAGGCGTTGGAAAATGAGGGGATGAGCGTGCAGGATGCTTACGGATGCATCCTCGACCGGGGCAAGCGCGCGATATTCGTCATAAAGGGCGAGAACCTGGAAGCGATAGAGTCAGCCGCAAAAGGCGCGGGGCTGAAGGCTTTGGATTCGCTGCAGTAA
- a CDS encoding phenylacetate--CoA ligase has protein sequence MIDLSERIGERFVKMSRDQIEAFQSEALPRTVAQAAKSPWYASKFKEIGLEPGDIKSRDDISRLPFTSKDDLRKSYPTGLLTVDPLDIIRMHTSSGTTGKPTAICHTAQDVANWAELMARSLYIGGARPNDVFQNMSGYGLFSGGLGLHYGAERLGMWVIPAGPGNTARQIMLIRDFHVTVIHATPSYAMHVAERMIAEGDDPKSLGIKVAALGAEPYTEEMRLKLQDLYGFKAMNSYGLSEMNGPGVAFECKYQNGMHVWEDSYLVEIINPETLQPVAEGEVGEVVLTNLRRTGMPIIRYRTRDLTRLITEDCPCGVKHARMARMVGRSDDMLIIRGVNVFPSQIEEVLMRHKWLGGNYVIELTKSAALDQMTIKVELAKDGFDGTVETLRKLRGQLQSRLKEQIGFTAAVEVVEPGSLPASEGKAKRVVDLRL, from the coding sequence ATGATTGATCTATCAGAACGAATCGGTGAGAGGTTCGTAAAAATGTCACGCGACCAGATCGAGGCGTTTCAGTCCGAAGCGCTGCCCAGGACGGTCGCGCAGGCGGCAAAGTCGCCGTGGTATGCATCCAAATTCAAAGAAATTGGGCTCGAGCCCGGCGATATAAAGTCCAGAGACGATATTTCCCGCCTGCCTTTTACTTCAAAAGACGACTTGCGCAAGAGCTATCCGACCGGGCTGCTGACGGTGGACCCGCTGGATATTATCCGAATGCACACATCCAGCGGGACCACGGGCAAACCCACCGCCATCTGCCATACGGCGCAGGATGTCGCGAACTGGGCGGAATTGATGGCTCGCTCACTCTACATCGGCGGCGCAAGGCCCAATGATGTGTTCCAGAACATGTCCGGCTATGGCCTCTTTTCCGGCGGCCTGGGTCTGCACTACGGCGCCGAGAGGCTGGGCATGTGGGTAATCCCGGCGGGGCCTGGAAACACCGCTCGCCAGATAATGCTCATCCGTGATTTTCATGTTACAGTGATCCACGCGACTCCCAGCTACGCAATGCACGTAGCCGAGCGGATGATCGCCGAAGGTGACGACCCGAAGAGCCTTGGGATAAAGGTCGCGGCTCTGGGAGCCGAGCCGTATACAGAAGAGATGCGCCTCAAACTCCAGGACCTCTACGGCTTCAAGGCTATGAACAGCTACGGCCTGAGCGAAATGAACGGCCCTGGCGTCGCGTTTGAGTGCAAGTATCAAAACGGCATGCACGTCTGGGAGGACTCCTACCTGGTCGAGATCATCAACCCGGAGACTTTGCAGCCGGTTGCCGAAGGCGAGGTCGGAGAGGTTGTCCTGACTAACCTGCGCCGCACCGGAATGCCCATTATCAGATACCGCACGCGGGACCTCACGCGTCTGATCACCGAGGACTGCCCGTGCGGAGTCAAACACGCACGCATGGCCAGGATGGTCGGCAGGTCGGACGACATGCTCATCATCCGCGGCGTAAATGTCTTCCCGAGCCAGATCGAAGAAGTGCTGATGCGGCACAAGTGGCTGGGCGGCAACTATGTGATAGAGCTGACCAAATCAGCCGCTCTCGACCAGATGACGATCAAAGTCGAGCTAGCCAAGGACGGTTTCGACGGGACTGTCGAGACACTGCGCAAGCTGCGCGGCCAGCTTCAGAGTCGGCTCAAGGAGCAGATAGGCTTTACGGCGGCAGTGGAAGTGGTCGAGCCCGGAAGCCTGCCCGCAAGCGAAGGCAAAGCCAAAAGAGTCGTGGATTTGAGATTGTAA
- a CDS encoding cytidine deaminase has protein sequence MHYTLDASDLELIARAHETLKRCYCDPRHTVGAAVLCGSGNTYTGVNIEACAYGPCAEPIALGAAFTNAEKEIKTIVAVSYSGNVLSPCGNCRQLLFDYAPDAMVIFNNAGEFVKTQVRNLLPGSYSSEL, from the coding sequence ATGCACTACACGCTTGATGCATCTGATCTGGAGCTTATAGCAAGAGCACACGAGACGCTGAAGCGCTGCTATTGTGATCCCCGGCACACAGTGGGCGCGGCAGTCCTATGTGGTTCTGGGAATACATACACTGGTGTGAACATCGAAGCCTGTGCATATGGGCCGTGCGCTGAGCCGATCGCTTTGGGCGCTGCGTTTACCAATGCGGAAAAAGAGATCAAGACTATTGTCGCAGTCAGCTACAGCGGAAATGTTCTCTCGCCCTGCGGGAATTGTCGGCAGCTTCTTTTCGACTATGCTCCTGATGCAATGGTGATTTTCAACAACGCAGGTGAGTTTGTGAAGACCCAGGTCCGTAACCTGTTGCCTGGATCATATTCTTCAGAGCTGTAG
- a CDS encoding sugar O-acetyltransferase: MTEKEKSHAGMLYQPGDPELVSDRDITIKKLYAYNKLNPLDRDARQIAIRELLGKTGDNCVVEQPLFCTYGYNTTVGDNFFLNVNCKLMDSGKITIGNNVFIAPNVCIITEEHAMGVKQRLAGLEYTHPVNIGDNVWICAGAIILPGVTIGDNCVIGAGSVVTKDIPPNSLAVGNPCKVIRTLTND; encoded by the coding sequence GTGACGGAAAAAGAAAAATCGCATGCAGGAATGTTATATCAGCCCGGTGACCCTGAGCTTGTATCAGATCGCGATATTACCATTAAAAAGTTATATGCTTACAACAAATTAAATCCACTAGACCGCGATGCGCGGCAAATTGCTATACGCGAGTTGTTAGGCAAGACTGGAGATAACTGCGTTGTGGAGCAACCGCTTTTTTGCACTTATGGATACAATACGACGGTGGGCGATAATTTTTTTCTCAATGTCAATTGCAAGCTTATGGACAGTGGTAAGATTACAATTGGAAATAACGTATTCATTGCACCAAATGTCTGCATTATAACAGAAGAACATGCGATGGGTGTTAAACAACGTTTGGCAGGATTGGAGTATACCCACCCGGTAAATATTGGTGACAATGTGTGGATTTGCGCAGGAGCTATTATATTGCCGGGGGTAACTATCGGTGATAATTGTGTAATCGGCGCAGGCAGTGTCGTTACAAAAGACATTCCTCCCAATAGTTTAGCTGTCGGCAATCCCTGCAAAGTAATCCGCACACTAACAAATGATTAG
- a CDS encoding glycoside hydrolase family 2 TIM barrel-domain containing protein — protein sequence MNILMYGQIGIIAATLLSAAPGYPAQSAWKPAPCNIPTPWSDKVDPANTLPEYPRPQMERTDWQNLNGLWDYSETAKDAPCPQNWDGKILVPFGIESSLSGVKKALQPDQRLWYRRDIEAKSAWLDGKHRLLLHFGAVDWQCQVYINNKLIGEHKGGYDPFTFDITDAVKPGNNEIKLSVWDPTNSVYAALGKQALVPSGAKYTSTSGIWQTAWLEPLPKTYISDIKMVPDIAAGALNLKVNVEGSSEGYQIEATALAGGVKVGSVTGPADKLLLLKVPNARLWSPDDPFLYDLNVVMRRNGKTVDSVKSYFGMRSIQIAKDASGYDRIMLNGKSTFNLGVLDQGFWPDGIYTAPTDEALRFDIEAVKKMGFNTIRKHVKVEPDRWYYYCDKLGMLVWQDVVSRTVILKKETDQPEYDKQFESEIKAMIDSYSNHPSIIMWVLFNESWGMYDTKRIATWMKDLDPSRLLNAHTGGNDEGAGDISDAHVYCYAGLPGRQEGKASVVGEFGGVNVLVRGHEWQAGTQWGHGKVNSADFAFTYQDIINRLKPMIVSGLCGAIYTQPYDVEIEENGLITYDRKVFKIPPEWASIINNSVYGYASSKVSYVLAKSGSNWRYVAEKPSDDWSKPEFDDSSWAAGTAPFGENGGRTGFTGSDIWMRQSFEIKDAVKNPYFAISNSGQTEIYIDGQLVGGAVGGVYGQCVLLPAFTCASSALTPGKHIIAVHCRRAGDKPVDIGIADVQ from the coding sequence ATGAACATTTTAATGTATGGTCAGATCGGCATAATAGCCGCAACTCTTCTTAGTGCAGCGCCTGGTTATCCGGCTCAAAGCGCTTGGAAGCCGGCTCCTTGCAATATTCCAACCCCATGGTCAGATAAGGTAGACCCGGCGAACACTCTGCCGGAGTATCCTCGTCCGCAGATGGAGAGAACAGACTGGCAAAATCTGAACGGGCTTTGGGACTATTCGGAAACGGCAAAAGATGCGCCATGCCCTCAGAACTGGGACGGCAAGATCCTCGTGCCGTTTGGAATAGAATCGTCCCTGTCCGGTGTAAAAAAGGCATTGCAGCCCGATCAGCGCCTCTGGTATCGACGAGATATTGAGGCCAAATCGGCATGGCTGGATGGCAAACACCGTCTGCTTTTGCACTTTGGAGCAGTTGATTGGCAGTGCCAGGTATACATTAATAATAAGCTCATTGGTGAGCACAAAGGCGGCTACGATCCGTTTACATTTGATATTACGGATGCCGTCAAGCCGGGTAACAACGAGATAAAGCTCAGCGTCTGGGACCCGACAAATTCCGTATATGCCGCGCTCGGCAAACAGGCTTTAGTTCCTTCGGGCGCCAAGTATACCAGCACAAGCGGGATCTGGCAAACTGCCTGGCTGGAACCTCTCCCCAAGACCTATATTTCAGACATCAAAATGGTTCCTGATATTGCCGCCGGGGCCTTGAATCTCAAAGTGAATGTAGAGGGATCATCTGAAGGTTACCAAATAGAGGCCACTGCGCTGGCAGGCGGCGTCAAGGTCGGCAGCGTGACCGGTCCGGCCGATAAGCTGCTGCTGCTGAAGGTGCCGAATGCCCGGCTATGGTCGCCTGATGATCCGTTCCTTTATGACCTCAACGTGGTTATGCGTCGCAACGGCAAAACAGTAGACTCAGTTAAGAGCTACTTCGGAATGCGCAGTATTCAGATAGCAAAAGATGCTTCGGGATACGACCGCATTATGCTCAACGGCAAATCTACGTTCAATTTGGGTGTGCTTGACCAGGGCTTTTGGCCCGACGGCATATACACTGCTCCTACCGACGAAGCTCTTCGATTTGACATAGAGGCAGTCAAGAAAATGGGGTTTAACACCATTCGCAAGCACGTCAAAGTCGAGCCGGACAGATGGTATTACTACTGCGATAAGCTTGGGATGCTGGTGTGGCAGGATGTTGTCTCACGAACAGTCATACTCAAAAAAGAGACCGACCAGCCGGAATATGACAAGCAGTTTGAATCCGAAATCAAGGCGATGATCGACAGCTATTCCAATCATCCGTCGATTATAATGTGGGTGCTTTTCAACGAAAGCTGGGGGATGTATGACACGAAGCGAATCGCGACATGGATGAAAGACCTCGATCCGTCCAGACTTTTGAATGCGCACACCGGCGGCAACGACGAAGGCGCTGGTGACATCTCGGATGCGCACGTATACTGTTATGCGGGTCTGCCCGGCAGGCAGGAGGGAAAAGCGAGCGTAGTCGGCGAGTTTGGCGGTGTAAATGTTTTGGTTCGCGGCCATGAGTGGCAGGCGGGTACGCAGTGGGGGCATGGCAAAGTCAATTCGGCCGACTTTGCCTTTACATATCAGGACATAATAAATCGATTGAAGCCGATGATTGTTTCAGGTCTGTGCGGCGCAATATATACCCAGCCTTATGATGTTGAAATCGAGGAAAACGGGCTGATCACCTATGACAGAAAGGTCTTCAAGATTCCGCCGGAGTGGGCAAGCATCATCAACAACAGCGTGTATGGTTATGCTTCATCCAAAGTCTCATATGTGCTGGCCAAAAGCGGGAGCAACTGGCGATATGTTGCGGAAAAACCGTCCGACGACTGGTCCAAACCGGAGTTTGACGATTCATCGTGGGCAGCGGGTACGGCGCCATTTGGAGAAAACGGAGGGCGCACCGGTTTTACCGGCTCCGATATCTGGATGCGACAGAGCTTCGAGATTAAAGATGCCGTTAAGAACCCATATTTTGCTATTTCTAATAGCGGCCAAACCGAGATATATATAGATGGTCAATTGGTTGGCGGAGCAGTTGGCGGTGTTTATGGGCAGTGTGTGCTGCTTCCGGCATTCACCTGCGCATCATCGGCTCTTACACCCGGAAAGCATATAATTGCTGTTCACTGTCGGCGCGCGGGCGACAAGCCTGTTGATATCGGCATTGCGGATGTTCAATAA
- a CDS encoding DUF488 domain-containing protein: MVKLKRVYEPVSPDDGCRVLVERLWPRGISKQRAALTLWLKDAAPSPDLRIWFGHDPEKWEEFRLRYMDELNDNQDALVQLQGLIDKGDVTLVYAARDTEHNAAVVLKEYLDR, encoded by the coding sequence ATGGTCAAACTTAAGCGAGTCTATGAGCCGGTAAGCCCGGATGATGGCTGCCGAGTGCTGGTTGAGCGGCTCTGGCCAAGGGGAATCAGCAAACAGAGAGCCGCTCTGACTCTTTGGTTGAAAGATGCGGCTCCAAGCCCTGATCTGCGAATCTGGTTTGGGCATGACCCCGAAAAATGGGAGGAATTCCGTCTGCGTTATATGGATGAACTAAATGACAATCAAGACGCTCTGGTGCAGCTGCAGGGCCTTATCGACAAAGGGGATGTCACTCTCGTCTATGCCGCAAGGGATACTGAACACAACGCAGCAGTTGTCCTAAAAGAGTATTTAGACCGATGA